One window of the Leptospira koniambonensis genome contains the following:
- a CDS encoding MBL fold metallo-hydrolase: protein MDKIRTIDCGYVEAGLACAYLIVDGDRAVFVENNTNYAVPILLEALKEEGLTPESVDYIIITHVHLDHAGGTGKLISLCPNAAVLAHPKAAPHVIDPTRLIKSSIQVYGEENYFKLYGEILPVPSERVRTMGDGEELAWQKRTFKFLHTRGHANHHFCIYDSLTNGIFTGDTFGIGYTLFRKGKDSLLFPSTTPTDFDPEEAILSVDKIIATGADKAYLTHFGVWEDIRSGASQMKEGLNVMKNVMISAEKTGLEGETLVAFCEARVRSYLEDQIHIRHLPFGEKEERFIGFDSQINAQGIAFKIERSRRVRK, encoded by the coding sequence TTGGACAAGATTCGAACGATAGATTGCGGATATGTAGAAGCAGGACTCGCCTGTGCCTATCTGATAGTGGACGGTGATAGAGCTGTATTCGTAGAAAATAATACGAATTATGCAGTTCCAATTTTATTAGAAGCACTAAAGGAAGAAGGTCTTACTCCTGAATCCGTAGATTATATTATAATCACTCATGTTCATCTGGATCATGCGGGAGGAACTGGAAAACTAATCTCTCTTTGTCCAAATGCAGCTGTTCTTGCTCATCCAAAAGCTGCTCCTCATGTAATCGATCCTACTCGTTTGATCAAAAGTTCCATCCAAGTATATGGAGAAGAGAATTATTTTAAGTTGTATGGCGAAATTCTTCCCGTTCCAAGTGAAAGAGTTAGAACAATGGGCGATGGAGAAGAGTTAGCGTGGCAAAAAAGAACATTTAAATTTTTGCATACGAGGGGACATGCAAATCATCATTTCTGCATTTATGATTCTCTAACAAATGGGATCTTTACCGGAGACACTTTCGGGATAGGTTATACATTATTTAGAAAAGGAAAAGATTCTTTATTATTTCCTTCTACCACACCAACAGATTTTGATCCTGAAGAAGCGATACTTTCAGTGGATAAGATAATTGCAACAGGTGCTGATAAGGCTTATCTTACACATTTCGGAGTTTGGGAAGATATCCGCTCTGGAGCTTCTCAAATGAAAGAAGGTCTTAACGTTATGAAAAATGTTATGATCTCTGCGGAAAAGACTGGTTTAGAAGGAGAAACTTTGGTTGCCTTTTGTGAAGCTAGAGTCCGTTCTTATTTGGAGGATCAAATTCATATCCGACATCTTCCTTTTGGAGAAAAAGAGGAAAGATTCATAGGCTTTGATTCTCAGATCAATGCGCAAGGGATTGCGTTTAAGATAGAAAGGTCTAGGAGGGTTAGGAAATAA
- the dusA gene encoding tRNA dihydrouridine(20/20a) synthase DusA has protein sequence MSFEKKQPILYPVSVAPMMDWTDRHFRFFLRLITKHSLFYTEMVTTGAILRGDKHRFLRFSQEESPVSLQLGGDNPSQLAECAKIGEEYGYSEINLNVGCPSDKVQVGNFGACLMKDPNKVADCISEMDSKTSIPVTVKCRIGVRGKETLEDLHEFVRSVSIAGARRITIHARIAILEGLSPAQNRTVPPLRYEDVYSIKKSFPDLVIELNGGVRSISDIHSHLDKVDGVMIGRAAYENPFLFSDVDSEFFGAKPSNLSRREIFESTQEYVSSQTALGEKPSRILKHLLGAFHEVRGARSYRRILTEKMYSNPSPKLLLEALQSIPDEYLDRKLGDPKIENKEVVHPVV, from the coding sequence ATGTCTTTCGAAAAAAAACAGCCAATCTTATATCCCGTATCGGTGGCTCCAATGATGGACTGGACAGATAGGCATTTTCGTTTTTTCTTAAGACTGATCACTAAACATTCATTATTCTACACTGAAATGGTGACTACGGGTGCCATACTAAGAGGGGACAAACATAGATTCTTACGTTTTTCACAAGAAGAATCTCCTGTTTCTTTACAACTAGGCGGGGATAATCCTTCTCAACTTGCAGAATGCGCTAAGATTGGAGAAGAATACGGATACTCTGAGATCAATTTGAATGTTGGTTGTCCAAGTGATAAGGTCCAAGTGGGAAATTTCGGAGCCTGTTTGATGAAAGACCCGAATAAGGTCGCTGATTGTATCTCTGAAATGGATTCCAAAACTTCAATACCCGTTACAGTAAAATGTCGTATTGGTGTTCGAGGAAAAGAAACATTAGAAGATCTGCATGAATTCGTAAGATCTGTAAGCATAGCAGGTGCGAGAAGGATCACTATACATGCAAGAATTGCGATATTGGAAGGTTTAAGTCCTGCTCAAAATAGAACTGTTCCTCCATTACGTTATGAGGATGTATATTCTATCAAAAAAAGTTTTCCTGATCTTGTGATAGAATTGAACGGAGGAGTTCGATCTATCTCAGATATACATTCCCATTTAGACAAAGTTGATGGAGTTATGATCGGGAGAGCAGCTTACGAAAATCCATTCTTATTCTCAGATGTGGATTCAGAATTTTTCGGAGCAAAACCTTCCAATCTGAGTCGTAGAGAGATTTTCGAGTCTACGCAAGAATATGTGTCTTCTCAAACTGCATTAGGTGAAAAGCCTAGCCGGATCTTAAAACATTTACTGGGAGCATTTCATGAGGTCCGGGGTGCTCGTTCCTATCGCAGGATTCTCACAGAAAAAATGTATTCTAACCCTAGTCCGAAATTACTTTTAGAAGCATTGCAGTCTATCCCTGACGAATATCTAGATCGTAAACTAGGGGATCCAAAAATTGAAAACAAAGAGGTTGTCCATCCAGTGGTTTAA
- the mnmC gene encoding bifunctional tRNA (5-methylaminomethyl-2-thiouridine)(34)-methyltransferase MnmD/FAD-dependent 5-carboxymethylaminomethyl-2-thiouridine(34) oxidoreductase MnmC, which yields MIDWKENGTPVSREFNDIYFSLENGLEETKHVFLKGNRLEERLSSSETQYSFSILELGFGTGLNFFAAWQLWRNCKKRTNARVLRFTSFEKYPLEKDDIRKAISAFPELSELLELFLEKYILLVPGCNTFLFEKENLILDLWIGDAIKSLPETNGKFDAFFLDGFAPSKNPDLWGENISIQLKRLSNKNASFATFTVARSVKDCLSDAGFSLSKIPGYGRKREMLIGVYESELEPDLNPIPFLRRNSSFGKIPEKVSVLGAGLAGASIARALAWRGIQVEVWDDHDALRASSVPMAVSHPHITKGETPTSLWTIRCLGNSIRRYSDLLSKDSYQISGTLQLSGDDLPWARLEEGVKAHFLSKELADLKPNLGKNFPEDVKGIYYPSGFWTDTPVLTEKLLDHPNILLKQGKVGSISFENEEWILFSENKEVLIKTEVLVLANSFGIESLLQGLWGETPFSLRSVRGQLEILEDPNIDSEKDPINVGEKYLTPSKNGIRVNGSTFDEFDLDPNPRTKDREEILEYSQNTFLGLNWEQIKVRSDFVGIRSQTPDRFPILGPIYSSEPFRKIYSGMSLPKNRKKEFPFLEPQKNLFVFGGLGSRGVLTSLLGGEILAEILLNEPLSIENSLYSSLHPSRFLYRKIRNQE from the coding sequence ATGATTGACTGGAAAGAAAACGGCACCCCCGTTTCCAGAGAATTTAACGATATTTATTTTTCGCTGGAAAATGGATTAGAAGAAACCAAACATGTTTTTCTAAAAGGAAACAGATTAGAAGAAAGATTATCTTCTTCTGAAACACAATATTCATTCTCTATTTTAGAATTAGGATTTGGGACAGGTTTAAATTTTTTCGCCGCCTGGCAACTTTGGAGAAATTGCAAAAAAAGAACTAATGCCCGAGTTCTCAGATTCACTTCCTTCGAAAAATATCCATTAGAAAAAGATGATATTAGAAAAGCGATCTCTGCTTTTCCTGAACTTTCAGAACTATTAGAATTATTTTTAGAAAAATATATATTACTCGTCCCTGGATGTAATACTTTCTTATTCGAAAAAGAAAATTTGATCTTGGACCTTTGGATAGGGGATGCAATCAAATCTCTTCCAGAAACTAACGGAAAATTCGATGCATTCTTCTTAGATGGATTTGCTCCTTCTAAAAACCCTGATCTCTGGGGAGAAAATATTTCTATTCAACTCAAAAGACTTTCTAATAAAAATGCAAGTTTTGCAACATTCACTGTGGCAAGATCTGTAAAAGATTGTTTAAGTGATGCAGGCTTCTCTCTTTCTAAAATCCCAGGATATGGAAGAAAAAGAGAAATGCTCATTGGAGTATACGAGTCCGAACTGGAACCGGACTTAAATCCAATCCCATTCTTAAGAAGAAATTCCTCATTTGGCAAAATTCCTGAAAAAGTATCTGTACTTGGGGCAGGACTTGCTGGGGCAAGTATTGCAAGAGCATTAGCCTGGAGAGGGATCCAAGTAGAAGTTTGGGATGATCACGACGCGTTACGTGCATCTTCTGTTCCAATGGCAGTTTCTCATCCTCATATAACCAAGGGAGAAACTCCAACTAGTTTATGGACAATTCGTTGTCTTGGAAATTCTATCCGCCGTTATTCTGATCTTTTATCCAAGGATTCTTACCAAATTTCCGGCACATTACAACTCTCAGGAGACGATCTTCCTTGGGCTCGATTGGAAGAAGGTGTTAAGGCACATTTTTTATCCAAAGAATTAGCAGATTTAAAACCGAACCTTGGAAAAAACTTTCCCGAAGATGTAAAAGGTATCTATTATCCTTCTGGCTTCTGGACAGATACTCCTGTCTTAACAGAAAAACTTTTAGATCATCCTAATATTTTACTCAAACAAGGGAAAGTAGGATCAATCTCTTTCGAAAACGAAGAATGGATATTGTTCTCAGAAAACAAAGAGGTCTTAATTAAAACGGAAGTTTTGGTCTTAGCAAATTCATTTGGAATAGAAAGTTTACTGCAAGGTTTATGGGGAGAAACTCCCTTCTCCCTTAGGTCCGTTAGAGGACAATTAGAAATATTAGAAGATCCGAATATTGATTCCGAAAAAGATCCGATCAATGTAGGAGAAAAATATCTAACTCCTTCTAAAAATGGGATTAGAGTTAACGGATCCACATTTGATGAATTTGATTTAGATCCAAATCCGAGAACCAAGGATAGAGAAGAAATTTTAGAATATTCTCAAAATACATTCTTAGGCTTAAACTGGGAACAGATCAAGGTTCGTTCTGACTTCGTTGGGATACGTTCCCAAACCCCAGATCGATTTCCGATCCTTGGCCCGATCTATTCTTCGGAACCTTTTCGAAAAATATACTCAGGTATGAGTCTTCCAAAAAATCGAAAGAAAGAATTCCCTTTTTTAGAACCGCAAAAAAACCTGTTTGTGTTCGGCGGTTTGGGATCTAGGGGAGTTTTGACTTCCCTACTGGGAGGGGAAATTTTGGCGGAGATTCTTTTAAACGAACCTTTATCTATCGAAAATAGCTTGTACTCTTCTCTACATCCATCAAGATTTCTATACCGTAAGATCCGAAATCAAGAATAA
- a CDS encoding cytochrome-c peroxidase: MKNTKILCLGLILALVSACGPSEKTKQLMQDAKTSFGILPEKMPGSEKDTPAKIALGEKLYFEKRLSINDSQSCSSCHGTLGKTAGVDNLPTSPGALGKNGDRNSPTSLNAGFHFVQFWDGRAADLKAQAKGPILNPVEMAMPSEAAVEKKLSEIAEYVDLFAKAFPDQDKKITYDNLAEAIAAFERTLITRDRFDEFQAGNHRALTSDEQKGLETFLSAGCIQCHNGPLLGGNSFRKLGQVNPYENTTDVGRSAVSKNDAEKYFFKVPSLRNIALTAPYFHDGKVATLPEAVKKMAYLQLGKELSTEEVDSIVSFLKALSDKNRSN; this comes from the coding sequence ATGAAGAATACAAAAATACTTTGCTTGGGCTTAATTTTAGCCTTGGTCTCGGCATGTGGTCCATCCGAGAAAACAAAACAGCTTATGCAAGACGCGAAGACTTCCTTCGGAATTCTTCCGGAAAAAATGCCAGGTTCCGAAAAGGATACTCCGGCTAAGATTGCTTTAGGCGAAAAACTCTATTTCGAAAAACGTCTTTCTATCAACGATTCACAGTCTTGTAGTTCCTGCCACGGAACTCTTGGCAAAACCGCTGGAGTGGACAATCTTCCTACTTCTCCAGGCGCACTTGGGAAAAATGGAGATCGGAATTCTCCTACATCTCTGAACGCAGGATTCCATTTCGTTCAATTCTGGGACGGAAGAGCGGCTGACCTAAAGGCTCAGGCAAAAGGTCCGATCTTAAACCCAGTGGAAATGGCTATGCCTTCTGAAGCTGCAGTGGAGAAAAAACTGTCTGAAATCGCTGAATACGTGGATCTGTTTGCAAAAGCATTCCCGGATCAGGATAAAAAGATCACTTATGACAATTTGGCAGAGGCCATTGCTGCGTTCGAAAGAACTCTGATCACCAGAGACCGTTTTGACGAGTTCCAAGCTGGAAATCATAGAGCTTTAACTTCTGATGAGCAGAAGGGATTGGAAACTTTCTTAAGCGCTGGATGTATCCAATGCCATAACGGGCCTTTATTGGGTGGAAACAGCTTCCGTAAACTAGGACAGGTGAATCCTTACGAAAATACAACCGATGTTGGAAGATCTGCAGTGAGTAAGAATGATGCTGAAAAGTATTTCTTCAAAGTTCCGTCTCTTAGAAATATAGCTTTAACTGCTCCTTATTTCCACGACGGAAAGGTAGCAACCCTGCCAGAAGCGGTGAAAAAAATGGCATATTTGCAGCTTGGAAAAGAGCTTTCCACCGAAGAGGTAGATTCTATAGTATCTTTCCTGAAGGCATTATCGGATAAAAATCGGTCTAATTAA
- a CDS encoding AraC family transcriptional regulator, with protein sequence MEYLPGFFLHFWIQFGTALCLLLAAMELAKKRENAMPGGIFYLAIILALVESRLGLGLVPWAADHIWFWPAFFPAVWAVGPMLLLVSKNMVQFALDREIQIGKHFIPAVLLLLGELIAYIILPAEEIREYIRNAMFGSKVDILTGVTIFGSIHQTVYSIFLWVLFRKASKETEIPLSSLVYTILFVVFTTIQLCWFGYFLKNQFLLAAGSSFQTLGIVLVFLFSSRYPNFFISLKSEIQQKRYERTQLNGLDLDQLHTRIKELVEGDKIYKEESLKIQDFAEKLLVSPHQLSRILNETYGKNFNEFLNSFRVEEAKTLLLEDLERTVLSIAYDVGFNTKSTFNAQFLKITGMTPLEWRKKGSKL encoded by the coding sequence TTGGAGTATCTGCCCGGTTTTTTTCTTCATTTTTGGATCCAATTTGGAACCGCACTTTGCCTACTTCTCGCGGCGATGGAGCTCGCTAAAAAAAGGGAAAATGCGATGCCGGGTGGGATCTTCTATCTAGCTATCATTCTCGCCTTGGTAGAGAGTCGATTGGGCCTAGGTCTGGTGCCTTGGGCCGCTGATCATATCTGGTTCTGGCCTGCATTCTTCCCTGCGGTCTGGGCAGTGGGACCGATGTTACTTTTGGTCTCTAAAAATATGGTCCAATTCGCTTTGGATAGAGAGATCCAGATCGGAAAACATTTTATCCCGGCCGTTCTACTTTTACTCGGGGAATTAATTGCTTATATAATTCTACCTGCAGAAGAGATCAGAGAATATATCCGAAATGCGATGTTCGGTTCCAAGGTGGATATTTTAACTGGAGTCACGATCTTCGGTTCCATCCACCAAACTGTTTATTCCATTTTTCTTTGGGTGCTATTCAGAAAGGCATCTAAGGAAACTGAGATCCCACTTTCTTCTCTAGTGTATACAATCCTGTTTGTAGTTTTCACTACGATCCAACTTTGTTGGTTCGGATATTTTTTGAAGAATCAGTTTTTATTGGCAGCGGGTTCTAGTTTCCAGACTTTGGGGATCGTTCTTGTATTTTTATTCTCCTCAAGATATCCGAATTTTTTCATTTCTTTGAAGTCGGAGATCCAACAGAAAAGATACGAAAGAACCCAACTGAATGGATTGGATCTGGACCAACTTCATACTCGTATCAAAGAGTTAGTAGAGGGAGATAAAATTTACAAAGAAGAAAGTCTGAAAATCCAGGACTTCGCCGAAAAACTATTGGTATCTCCTCACCAACTTTCCCGCATTTTAAACGAAACTTACGGCAAAAACTTCAATGAATTCTTGAATTCATTTAGGGTAGAAGAGGCCAAAACTCTTCTATTAGAGGACCTGGAACGAACTGTTCTTTCCATCGCATACGATGTCGGATTTAATACTAAGTCCACATTTAATGCACAGTTTCTGAAAATCACAGGAATGACTCCTCTAGAATGGAGAAAAAAGGGTAGCAAACTATAA
- a CDS encoding citrate/2-methylcitrate synthase, which yields MSDFVELKFGDQVHRLPVITGTDGNKGIDIRDLHTKTGLTSYDPGFFNTAYAQSKISRRDALTGDLQYRGYDVAELVHYSTFVETSYLLIYGDLPNEKQLKEFSMKLSKHSLIHEDMINLFDGFPGRAHPLAVLSVMVSSLSSYYQDEYEEYLDRGIDQAARLLAKIRTIAAFSYKKMIGQPFVYPVDRHPYCTNFLYMLFSIPSVKYQPSEEHDRILNQLWILYADHEQNVSNTTVQLIGSTQANIFASVSSAINALWGSREGGRQIAAVELIEDIIKSKLSVPEFFERLKKGEFQLHSTCFGHDAYKVKSKRSTIAQKLFLDFYKQKKLDPIAEIALQVDDYVSKDPFYLEKNLYPNLEFYSAILFHSLGIPKELFTAMQAIGKLPGWLAHWREQRTGVNASHKVRPRQIFTGETHRKYRQILER from the coding sequence ATGAGCGATTTCGTAGAGTTAAAATTCGGAGACCAGGTCCACCGTCTTCCAGTAATCACAGGAACTGACGGGAATAAAGGAATCGATATTAGAGATTTGCATACTAAGACGGGACTGACTTCTTACGATCCCGGTTTTTTTAATACGGCATATGCCCAGAGTAAAATTTCCAGAAGGGACGCTCTTACTGGAGACTTACAATACAGAGGTTATGACGTCGCAGAATTAGTGCATTATTCCACATTTGTAGAGACAAGTTACTTGCTGATTTATGGAGATCTTCCGAATGAAAAGCAACTGAAAGAATTCTCTATGAAACTTTCCAAACATAGTTTGATCCATGAAGATATGATCAATCTATTCGATGGATTCCCAGGAAGAGCTCACCCACTTGCAGTTCTTTCCGTAATGGTTTCTTCTTTATCCAGTTATTACCAAGACGAATACGAAGAATATTTGGATCGAGGGATTGACCAAGCAGCGAGGCTTCTCGCAAAGATCAGAACAATCGCTGCATTCTCTTATAAGAAGATGATCGGGCAGCCTTTCGTTTATCCAGTGGATCGTCATCCATACTGTACAAATTTCTTATATATGCTTTTCTCTATTCCGTCGGTTAAATACCAACCTTCTGAAGAGCATGATAGGATCTTAAACCAACTTTGGATCTTATACGCAGATCATGAGCAGAATGTTTCGAACACTACTGTTCAGTTGATCGGTTCCACTCAAGCAAATATATTCGCTTCTGTATCTTCTGCGATCAACGCACTTTGGGGCTCCAGAGAAGGTGGAAGACAGATTGCTGCAGTAGAGTTAATTGAAGATATTATCAAATCTAAACTTTCAGTTCCTGAGTTTTTCGAAAGATTGAAAAAAGGGGAATTCCAACTTCACTCCACATGTTTCGGCCACGACGCATACAAGGTGAAAAGTAAACGTTCTACAATCGCTCAAAAATTATTCTTAGATTTTTATAAACAAAAGAAATTAGATCCAATTGCAGAAATCGCTCTACAAGTAGATGATTACGTAAGCAAAGATCCATTCTATCTGGAAAAAAATCTGTATCCGAACCTTGAGTTCTATAGCGCGATCCTATTCCATAGTTTAGGAATTCCTAAAGAACTTTTCACTGCAATGCAGGCCATCGGTAAACTTCCTGGCTGGTTGGCTCACTGGAGAGAACAAAGAACTGGTGTGAACGCTTCTCATAAGGTTCGTCCACGTCAGATCTTTACAGGCGAGACTCACAGAAAGTACAGACAGATCTTAGAAAGATAA
- a CDS encoding LIC10647 family lipoprotein, whose protein sequence is MSGILDSIIINAGAEYTALDFFTHPSNVQGIPISKFSVPGSDTDTSVVSRDSTTTRGFYSIGSVPSRIPGTRDIKGFFSFLSGLAWSFNLTSPRTYRGNLINYPDDGRRYLAFDEYVSNQLFPLPPQVGRNMEYTYEDYQMYFTLYLGYYEGKNVNFGVGPIYGLAVYRMDIIEREQRISSVKNQLQELKGLRLLFEYNIGQYFPETILYNAYLFLEVTSFGDLDGKGMNIRNQVATANGLPAPSLYMNMTTYRMGVRKELQLSKEPHKKEEGPAYPPLQNLPSAGLPPKEDANADTENPG, encoded by the coding sequence ATGAGTGGGATTCTAGACTCGATCATTATCAATGCGGGTGCGGAATATACTGCTTTGGATTTTTTTACTCATCCTTCCAATGTCCAAGGAATACCTATCAGTAAGTTCAGTGTCCCTGGTTCAGACACAGATACAAGTGTGGTCAGCAGGGATTCTACAACTACTCGTGGATTTTATTCGATTGGATCTGTTCCAAGCAGGATCCCTGGCACTAGAGATATCAAAGGTTTTTTTTCTTTCTTAAGCGGGCTTGCCTGGTCTTTCAATTTAACTTCTCCCAGAACGTATAGAGGAAATCTAATCAATTATCCGGATGACGGAAGACGTTATCTTGCATTTGACGAATATGTATCTAATCAACTTTTCCCTCTTCCTCCTCAAGTGGGAAGAAACATGGAATACACTTACGAAGATTATCAGATGTATTTCACACTTTATTTAGGTTATTATGAAGGAAAGAATGTAAACTTTGGAGTAGGACCAATATATGGACTCGCAGTCTATAGAATGGACATTATAGAAAGAGAACAAAGGATCTCAAGCGTCAAAAATCAGCTCCAAGAATTAAAGGGACTTCGTTTATTATTTGAATATAATATAGGCCAATACTTTCCAGAAACTATACTTTATAACGCGTATTTATTTTTAGAGGTCACAAGTTTCGGAGATCTGGATGGGAAAGGTATGAACATCAGGAACCAAGTTGCAACTGCAAACGGATTGCCTGCTCCTTCTCTTTATATGAACATGACTACTTATAGAATGGGAGTCAGAAAAGAATTACAACTTTCTAAAGAGCCTCATAAAAAAGAAGAAGGACCAGCATATCCTCCTCTACAAAATCTACCTTCCGCTGGTCTTCCTCCTAAAGAAGATGCCAACGCCGATACGGAAAATCCTGGATGA
- a CDS encoding 7TM-DISM domain-containing protein: MSTVSPWGEIYPLKGDWEFNWGNLYSPNIGYVASGQYFPVPGIWRDYSPEFTLQGHGSYRLKIHKSPEQKNLAIYIPRIPGIYSVYFGKRLVFANGINGTSRFDTEFLTHPNAQIYLLDSLDTELIVNVSNYRGNFLKGGIRNPFLIGDMDALKSKVIQETIWETLLVAIIFSVGLYHLIFFASYRKDLVPLFFSLFCFLVAFYSFVTSGLQYILTPELTLDLRIRMEYFCEACLVPSVYMILRTMYPKQFGAKWIANSMSTMLIFVLSVFVLGEEELIEVYSKFMYFPPFYSLVLLATLGYAWWQKEDRARTVFLSGIILAISMVNDVLWGLYEVYFLIPYSFPAALVGFIAFNSYIISLRFTKDLEKMEAFAELQSKYNEQLRLNAEEKAKYATLVDQSMDKGFHSLIDQLESKESSDKSLSKLKNELNQTLSGVRDILDLMHHQGGKEELVEDEMRKFVLKNPLFSHSEIQTVSQFLRIDECLQVQRIFSDAVKIGARRSGESKIFWGKEGDSILLRLQATGVVETKEEPSSHLEADLKVRAEKLGARFFLLSEPGKFEFELRLHS, from the coding sequence TTGAGTACAGTCAGTCCTTGGGGAGAAATATATCCTCTTAAAGGTGACTGGGAATTCAACTGGGGAAATTTATACTCACCTAATATAGGTTATGTGGCTAGTGGACAATATTTTCCTGTTCCAGGAATTTGGAGGGATTATTCTCCAGAATTTACATTACAAGGACATGGTTCTTATAGATTAAAGATCCATAAATCTCCAGAGCAAAAGAATCTTGCGATCTATATTCCAAGGATCCCAGGGATATACTCTGTATATTTTGGAAAAAGATTGGTCTTTGCAAATGGGATCAATGGAACTAGCAGATTTGATACAGAGTTTTTGACACATCCGAATGCACAGATCTATCTTTTGGATTCCTTGGATACTGAACTCATCGTAAATGTTTCGAATTATAGAGGAAATTTTTTAAAAGGTGGGATACGAAATCCATTCTTGATCGGGGATATGGACGCTTTAAAATCTAAAGTGATCCAGGAAACAATTTGGGAAACACTTTTAGTCGCGATTATTTTTTCAGTCGGTCTATATCATCTGATCTTCTTTGCATCTTATCGAAAAGATTTGGTGCCGTTATTTTTCTCATTATTTTGCTTTTTAGTAGCCTTCTATTCTTTCGTCACTTCAGGACTTCAATATATTCTTACACCTGAACTCACATTAGATTTGCGTATCAGAATGGAATATTTCTGCGAAGCTTGTTTGGTCCCTTCTGTATACATGATCCTGAGGACAATGTATCCTAAACAATTCGGAGCTAAATGGATAGCTAACTCAATGAGCACAATGCTTATTTTTGTCCTTTCTGTTTTTGTATTGGGAGAAGAAGAACTGATCGAAGTGTATTCTAAATTCATGTATTTTCCTCCGTTTTACAGCTTAGTTCTATTGGCAACATTAGGATATGCATGGTGGCAGAAAGAAGATAGAGCAAGAACCGTATTTCTTTCTGGGATCATACTTGCGATCTCTATGGTGAATGATGTGCTTTGGGGATTATATGAAGTTTACTTTCTCATTCCTTATAGTTTCCCGGCGGCGCTTGTAGGATTTATAGCATTCAATTCTTATATTATATCATTAAGATTTACTAAAGATCTGGAAAAGATGGAAGCCTTCGCAGAATTACAATCTAAGTATAATGAACAGCTTAGACTGAACGCAGAGGAAAAAGCAAAATATGCTACCTTAGTGGATCAATCTATGGATAAAGGATTTCATTCTCTGATCGATCAATTGGAATCCAAAGAAAGTTCAGACAAATCACTTTCTAAACTTAAAAACGAATTAAATCAAACTTTATCAGGCGTTAGAGATATTTTGGATCTGATGCACCATCAGGGCGGAAAAGAAGAATTAGTAGAAGATGAAATGAGAAAGTTCGTCTTGAAAAATCCGTTATTCTCTCATTCAGAGATCCAAACTGTTTCTCAATTTTTGAGAATAGACGAATGTCTCCAGGTCCAAAGGATCTTCTCCGACGCGGTAAAGATAGGCGCGAGAAGGTCCGGTGAATCTAAAATTTTCTGGGGAAAAGAAGGGGATTCTATATTACTCAGGTTACAGGCAACTGGAGTTGTAGAAACAAAAGAAGAACCTTCTTCTCATTTGGAAGCGGACCTAAAAGTGAGAGCCGAAAAGTTAGGAGCAAGATTTTTCCTACTAAGTGAGCCTGGAAAATTCGAATTCGAACTCAGATTGCATTCTTAG